Proteins encoded within one genomic window of Kibdelosporangium phytohabitans:
- a CDS encoding ATP-binding protein — protein sequence MRLLGRDTELAALRAALDSAHGMVLLRGEAGIGKSRLAAHVMDAAAERGMTVLRAQAHPLQAGLAYGPIVDAIRPHADAPADDCLGRLLSHQEVPAAYLDGDPDLNRTRMFDAIARLVQSMAPAVFFIDDLHWADRGTVELVHYLGRNTADVLVLGAYRPGDANPPLDSLSATVRRSGTEVEVSPLSDTAVAALVAELFGAPPAPELLDDITRRAKGVPLFVTALVHSGLDRSGTIPAIVRDVVLDRLRTLGDAERAVLETVAVAGQASSGEVLRKICDAPAALKRLITDGLLTEHASGRSLTYHVAHPLYAEVAYAEMTIAERRALHAAVIKAVECTNADDVLTLAPHYREAGDLVDPGSAARVMAKAGWRALAMRATDEATRYLGAAAEIAAPQDVPDLAEGIGRAYQGMGKFDDAVQAWADGLDTALKHGLDAAAGKLRFRLALLNAERQDDADARGHLTSTAEAIQDQYPEAGVHQFIYVARHDQEPDLREATARMAKLADTGRPVAAQAIGYLGKTITAMLDGKFTDAVGYGEQAIGYARQCDAEQAFQGQRISVVLSPLHALTGNLPRAIEFALEAVDNKHSIEIPTHACYARYVLSCARYLTGDFTAAFAEVDRALELSVGLPRHQARTLAQRAFLHAETGELAEAAADLGKAHQVCRAPDLGVIEVTRLADNAIALHTENHGEESPDPDFRLFPLFCDPYAAMIRPLFSPAHAEKALRAFGDEATLAVALADRFTAVRTADQDLLADAVTRLENMGAVLFAARAKLDLADADAVMAALEVFERAGAVPWVNRARHAARALGVRIRSARGTGPLSTRETDVVRLLAEGLSNADIAGRLFLSQRTVETHLRNSYAKLGLTSRVALARWGADNLG from the coding sequence ATGAGACTCCTCGGGCGGGACACCGAACTGGCGGCGCTGCGCGCGGCGCTCGACTCGGCGCACGGCATGGTGCTGCTGCGGGGCGAGGCCGGGATAGGCAAGTCCAGGCTCGCCGCTCACGTCATGGACGCGGCGGCCGAGCGCGGGATGACCGTGCTGCGCGCCCAGGCCCATCCGCTGCAGGCCGGGCTGGCCTACGGGCCGATCGTGGACGCCATCCGGCCGCACGCAGACGCCCCCGCTGACGACTGCCTCGGCAGGTTGCTGTCACACCAGGAGGTCCCGGCCGCATACCTGGACGGTGACCCGGATCTCAACCGCACCAGGATGTTCGACGCCATCGCGCGGCTCGTGCAGAGCATGGCGCCAGCCGTGTTCTTCATCGACGACCTGCACTGGGCCGACCGCGGCACGGTGGAACTGGTGCACTACCTCGGCCGCAACACCGCCGACGTGCTCGTGCTCGGCGCGTACCGGCCTGGTGACGCCAATCCCCCGTTGGACAGCCTCAGCGCGACGGTCCGCCGCAGCGGCACCGAGGTCGAGGTGTCGCCGCTGTCCGACACGGCTGTGGCGGCCCTCGTGGCCGAACTGTTCGGCGCACCACCCGCACCGGAGTTGCTCGACGACATCACCCGGCGCGCCAAGGGTGTGCCGCTGTTCGTCACCGCGCTCGTCCACAGTGGTCTCGACCGGTCCGGCACGATCCCGGCGATCGTGCGTGACGTCGTGCTCGACCGGCTCCGCACCCTCGGCGACGCCGAACGAGCCGTGCTGGAAACCGTTGCCGTGGCAGGGCAGGCGTCCAGCGGTGAGGTGCTGCGCAAGATATGCGACGCGCCCGCGGCGCTGAAACGTCTCATCACCGACGGCTTGCTCACCGAACACGCATCAGGGCGAAGCCTGACCTACCACGTGGCGCACCCGCTGTACGCCGAGGTCGCGTACGCCGAGATGACCATCGCCGAGCGACGAGCGCTGCACGCGGCGGTCATCAAGGCGGTCGAGTGCACCAACGCCGACGACGTGCTCACGCTGGCGCCGCACTACCGGGAAGCAGGTGACCTGGTCGACCCCGGCAGCGCGGCCCGGGTGATGGCGAAGGCCGGGTGGCGTGCGCTGGCGATGCGGGCCACCGACGAGGCGACCCGCTACCTGGGTGCGGCAGCCGAGATCGCCGCCCCGCAGGACGTCCCGGACCTCGCCGAGGGCATCGGCCGCGCCTACCAGGGCATGGGCAAGTTCGACGACGCCGTGCAGGCGTGGGCGGACGGCCTGGACACCGCGCTCAAGCACGGCCTGGACGCCGCCGCGGGCAAACTGCGGTTCCGGCTCGCGCTGCTCAACGCGGAACGCCAGGACGACGCCGACGCCCGCGGGCACCTGACCAGCACGGCCGAAGCGATACAGGACCAGTACCCGGAAGCGGGCGTCCACCAGTTCATCTACGTGGCGCGCCACGACCAGGAACCCGATCTGCGCGAAGCCACCGCCCGGATGGCGAAACTCGCCGATACCGGCCGTCCCGTTGCCGCGCAGGCGATCGGCTACCTGGGCAAGACCATCACGGCAATGCTCGACGGCAAGTTCACCGACGCGGTCGGATACGGCGAACAAGCGATCGGGTATGCCAGGCAATGCGACGCGGAGCAGGCGTTCCAAGGACAGCGCATCAGTGTGGTGCTGAGCCCGTTGCACGCGTTGACCGGAAACCTCCCCCGGGCGATCGAGTTCGCGCTGGAGGCCGTGGACAACAAGCATTCGATCGAGATACCCACGCACGCGTGCTACGCGCGGTATGTGTTGTCGTGCGCGCGTTACCTGACCGGTGACTTCACCGCAGCCTTCGCCGAGGTCGACAGAGCACTGGAACTGTCCGTGGGGTTGCCGCGCCACCAGGCGAGGACGTTGGCGCAACGAGCGTTCCTGCACGCGGAAACGGGAGAGCTTGCCGAAGCGGCGGCCGATCTGGGCAAAGCGCACCAGGTCTGCCGGGCGCCCGATCTCGGCGTCATCGAAGTGACCCGGCTGGCGGACAACGCGATCGCGCTGCACACGGAGAACCACGGCGAGGAATCCCCCGACCCGGACTTCCGGTTGTTCCCGCTGTTCTGCGACCCGTACGCGGCCATGATCCGCCCGCTCTTCTCCCCCGCCCACGCGGAAAAAGCACTGCGCGCGTTCGGCGACGAGGCAACCCTGGCAGTCGCGCTCGCCGACCGGTTCACCGCGGTCCGGACAGCGGACCAGGATCTGCTGGCCGACGCCGTCACCCGCCTGGAGAACATGGGCGCCGTCCTGTTCGCCGCGCGGGCCAAACTCGACCTCGCCGACGCCGACGCCGTGATGGCGGCGCTGGAAGTGTTCGAGCGGGCTGGAGCTGTGCCGTGGGTCAACCGCGCCCGCCACGCCGCCCGGGCGCTGGGCGTGCGGATCCGTTCGGCACGGGGAACAGGCCCGCTGTCCACACGGGAAACGGACGTGGTCAGGCTACTGGCCGAAGGCCTGTCCAACGCCGACATCGCGGGCAGGCTGTTCCTGAGCCAGCGGACCGTGGAGACCCACCTGCGCAACAGCTACGCCAAGCTCGGCCTGACCTCACGCGTCGCACTGGCCCGCTGGGGCGCGGACAACCTCGGCTAG
- a CDS encoding DUF1015 family protein, translating into MDTWVSPVRRGWVVRDAIPGPGVDEFAEPDQVIAALAQPGAADGTLLAVQHPHRTPTARASGLDVLSALPITHAALDQLRASHYEQVTDVVGLSWGDGPEGSALGLLCVVDPAAVSADGLAYVRHTEEVYPDVVAERATMLSGLRCATSAAMLVPAGGGARFTRLMCDAVARLGEPAVSLTDSAGRRSRMWLAGKGDLQDDLLAAASAQSLLVADGNHRVAAAARAGRGSLLALITAGPDLRIGPIHRVLTGTGLSTGELAARWRQAGLDVQPSADHTAPAVPGTVVVLGAAGALRVTLPRNGLEIDHRLVEQLMVERALGLDPAGPHLRPLPPGRPARPDADAVLLTAPVPLADVLAVHATGRQMPRKATYFTPKPRSGLLLAEIPSTP; encoded by the coding sequence ATGGACACCTGGGTATCGCCGGTTCGTCGCGGCTGGGTCGTGCGCGACGCCATTCCCGGTCCCGGCGTCGACGAGTTCGCCGAGCCCGACCAGGTGATCGCGGCGCTGGCCCAGCCCGGCGCCGCGGACGGCACGCTGCTGGCCGTGCAGCACCCCCACCGGACGCCCACCGCCCGCGCGAGTGGACTGGACGTGCTGTCCGCGCTGCCGATCACGCACGCCGCGCTGGACCAGTTGCGTGCCAGCCACTACGAGCAGGTCACCGACGTCGTCGGGCTGTCGTGGGGGGACGGCCCGGAAGGCTCGGCGCTGGGCCTGCTGTGCGTGGTCGACCCGGCGGCGGTCAGCGCGGACGGCCTGGCTTACGTCCGGCACACCGAGGAGGTCTACCCGGACGTCGTCGCCGAACGAGCCACCATGCTCAGCGGGCTGCGTTGCGCCACGAGTGCGGCGATGCTCGTCCCGGCCGGCGGCGGCGCGCGGTTCACCCGGCTGATGTGTGACGCGGTCGCGCGACTGGGTGAACCAGCGGTGTCCTTGACCGACTCCGCGGGCAGGCGAAGCCGGATGTGGCTGGCAGGCAAGGGAGATCTGCAGGACGACCTGCTCGCCGCCGCATCAGCGCAGTCGCTGCTGGTCGCCGACGGCAACCACCGTGTCGCGGCGGCGGCGCGCGCCGGGCGCGGTTCGCTGCTCGCCCTGATCACGGCGGGCCCGGACCTGCGGATCGGCCCCATCCACCGGGTGCTCACCGGTACCGGTCTCAGCACGGGTGAACTGGCCGCCCGCTGGCGGCAGGCGGGTCTGGACGTCCAGCCGAGCGCCGATCACACCGCCCCGGCCGTGCCGGGAACGGTGGTGGTGCTCGGTGCCGCCGGGGCGCTGCGGGTGACGTTGCCGCGCAACGGGTTGGAGATCGACCACCGGCTGGTCGAGCAGTTGATGGTCGAACGCGCGCTCGGCCTGGATCCCGCGGGGCCGCACCTGCGGCCGTTGCCGCCCGGCCGCCCGGCCCGGCCGGACGCCGACGCGGTGTTGCTGACCGCGCCGGTCCCGTTGGCCGATGTCCTGGCCGTGCACGCCACGGGCAGGCAGATGCCGAGGAAGGCGACATATTTCACGCCGAAACCCCGCAGCGGGCTGTTACTCGCCGAAATTCCGTCGACGCCGTGA
- a CDS encoding helix-turn-helix transcriptional regulator translates to MKSQVFGRADELAVLTRALDRPSGIVLVRGEAGIGKSALLEQLMDLASDRGRTVLYGQAHPLHTGLAYAPIVEAIRPYVPAPTSVDGLSTLLASPGRRVVGVDTALGRTRMFEAVAQLVDRLAPAVFVVDDLHWADRGTIELVHYLARAVPVLGAYRPGEANPALEQAAVTARRAGAEVDLGPLADEAVAELATQLLGRRPEPDFLHDVTQRAEGVPLFVTALVRGGVHEGTAVPMIVRDVVLDRLRRLDERERRLVEVVAVAGEAATGSVLRHLSCERDVLRGLIVNGLVVERPVGRAMAYRVAHPLYAEVAYAELTIGERRELHAAVLGAIERESPGDVLALAPHYREAGDAADSAKARAVLAEAGWRALAMRAGEEAIRYLDAAADTAEPQQQAELLDGIGRAHMALGELDAAADAWERGMAVAHRHELAKSLVNLRFRLAMLESERQDSTRANDSLLAKVREVSLDSPDLAIQTFVYVIRRGSAAEARDLSTALEKSAGAGNPAAVRAVSHFAQAIRAIVDREFGPALGHCEQAVAHARRCADESPFHAQYFQLILSALYTSNGDLEPAIECAQNIVRTGSLVELPSLACFEHYALSLIRYVAGDVGTALRAAADGIEVAEASGLPRPIARIRALRALLLAEQGDLGAAKVALAEAKAAYRSPEESLVDLVSLAGTAVALYAGEPAAPDPPDESQIFSDPCTTMLRLMYTGLAALANADPASAVACAAALRSFRFPARLMITIADRLDGLRTNDAGLLADAARGFGSMGAELFAAHTWLEHAEVTGSAADVPRLLDVFERAGAASWANRARQFARVSGVRVRPARHDGPLTGRETDVVRLLGEGLSNADIATRLFLSGRTVETHLSNSYAKLGLTTRVALARWATENLS, encoded by the coding sequence ATGAAATCCCAGGTCTTCGGGCGGGCGGACGAGCTCGCGGTGCTCACGCGGGCGCTGGACCGGCCCAGCGGGATCGTCCTCGTCCGCGGCGAGGCGGGCATCGGCAAATCCGCGCTGCTCGAGCAGCTCATGGACCTGGCTTCCGACCGTGGCCGCACGGTGCTGTACGGGCAGGCGCACCCGCTGCACACTGGGCTGGCGTACGCACCGATCGTGGAGGCGATCAGGCCGTACGTCCCGGCGCCGACGAGCGTGGACGGCCTGAGCACCCTGCTGGCCAGCCCCGGTCGCCGGGTGGTAGGCGTGGACACCGCGCTGGGCCGGACGCGGATGTTCGAGGCTGTCGCCCAGCTGGTCGACCGGCTCGCGCCTGCCGTGTTCGTCGTCGACGACCTGCACTGGGCCGACCGCGGCACGATCGAACTCGTGCACTACCTGGCTCGTGCCGTGCCGGTGCTCGGCGCGTACCGGCCGGGCGAGGCCAATCCTGCGCTGGAGCAAGCCGCTGTCACCGCGCGCCGGGCAGGTGCCGAGGTGGACCTCGGGCCGCTGGCGGACGAGGCCGTGGCGGAGCTGGCGACCCAGCTGCTCGGCAGGCGACCGGAACCGGATTTCCTGCACGACGTCACCCAGCGTGCCGAGGGTGTCCCGTTGTTCGTCACCGCACTCGTACGCGGCGGTGTCCACGAAGGCACTGCCGTGCCCATGATCGTGCGGGACGTGGTCCTCGACCGGCTGCGCCGACTCGACGAGCGCGAACGCAGGCTGGTCGAGGTCGTCGCGGTGGCGGGCGAGGCCGCGACCGGTTCGGTGTTGCGGCATCTGTCCTGCGAACGGGACGTGCTGCGCGGGTTGATCGTCAACGGTCTCGTCGTCGAGCGGCCCGTGGGGCGCGCGATGGCCTATCGCGTGGCGCATCCGCTGTACGCCGAGGTCGCGTACGCCGAACTGACCATCGGTGAACGACGGGAGCTGCACGCCGCCGTACTCGGTGCGATCGAGCGGGAAAGCCCAGGGGACGTGCTCGCCCTCGCACCGCACTACCGCGAGGCGGGTGACGCGGCCGATTCCGCCAAGGCACGGGCTGTCCTCGCTGAGGCCGGGTGGCGCGCGTTGGCCATGCGGGCGGGCGAGGAGGCGATCCGCTACCTCGATGCAGCCGCGGACACCGCGGAGCCCCAACAGCAGGCGGAGCTGCTCGACGGCATCGGGCGTGCCCACATGGCGCTCGGCGAGCTGGACGCCGCCGCCGACGCGTGGGAACGGGGAATGGCCGTCGCGCACCGGCACGAGCTGGCGAAGTCGTTGGTGAACCTGCGGTTCCGGCTCGCCATGCTCGAATCCGAACGCCAGGACTCGACCAGGGCCAACGACAGCCTGCTGGCGAAGGTCCGCGAGGTCTCGCTGGACTCGCCCGATCTGGCCATCCAGACGTTCGTCTACGTCATCCGGCGCGGCAGCGCCGCCGAGGCTCGTGACCTCAGCACGGCGCTGGAGAAGTCGGCTGGCGCGGGCAATCCGGCGGCGGTGCGAGCCGTTTCCCATTTCGCGCAGGCGATCCGGGCGATCGTCGACCGGGAGTTCGGGCCCGCGCTCGGCCACTGCGAGCAGGCCGTCGCGCATGCCCGCCGGTGTGCTGACGAGTCTCCTTTCCACGCCCAGTACTTCCAGCTGATCCTCAGCGCGCTCTACACGTCCAACGGGGACCTCGAACCGGCCATCGAGTGTGCGCAGAACATCGTGCGTACCGGGTCGCTGGTCGAACTGCCGTCGCTGGCGTGCTTCGAGCACTACGCGCTGTCGTTGATCCGCTATGTCGCCGGCGACGTCGGCACGGCGTTGCGCGCCGCCGCCGACGGCATCGAGGTCGCCGAAGCCTCCGGCCTGCCCCGGCCCATCGCGCGCATCCGCGCGTTGCGCGCGCTCCTGCTGGCAGAGCAAGGAGATCTCGGTGCGGCGAAGGTGGCGCTCGCCGAGGCGAAAGCCGCGTACCGCTCGCCGGAGGAGAGCCTGGTCGACCTGGTCTCGCTGGCGGGCACCGCGGTCGCCCTGTACGCCGGTGAGCCGGCCGCGCCGGACCCGCCCGACGAGTCGCAGATCTTCAGCGACCCGTGCACCACCATGCTGCGGCTGATGTACACCGGCCTCGCCGCGCTCGCGAACGCGGATCCCGCATCCGCCGTCGCCTGTGCCGCGGCGCTGCGTTCGTTCAGGTTCCCGGCTCGCCTGATGATCACGATCGCCGACCGGCTGGACGGGCTTCGCACCAACGACGCCGGCCTGCTCGCGGACGCGGCCCGCGGGTTCGGCTCGATGGGTGCCGAGCTGTTCGCCGCGCACACGTGGCTGGAACACGCCGAGGTCACCGGTTCCGCCGCTGACGTGCCGCGCCTGCTCGACGTGTTCGAACGGGCAGGCGCCGCGAGCTGGGCCAATCGCGCACGCCAGTTCGCCCGCGTGTCCGGTGTGCGCGTCCGGCCTGCCCGTCACGACGGGCCGCTCACCGGCCGTGAGACCGACGTGGTGCGGCTACTCGGCGAAGGGCTGTCCAACGCGGACATCGCTACCCGGTTGTTCCTCAGTGGACGAACTGTGGAGACCCACTTGAGCAACAGCTACGCCAAGCTCGGGCTGACCACGCGGGTGGCGCTCGCGCGCTGGGCGACCGAGAACCTGTCATGA
- a CDS encoding SDR family NAD(P)-dependent oxidoreductase, with translation MTVLVLGGRSEIGLAVAKRLASEKIVLAARRGASLDAEVELLLAAGAPSVERVEFDADVLDTHGPFLDDVVTRFGPISVVVVAFGILGSQERAAEDAEHAVSIVHTDYVAHVSVLTHLTRLLRQQGGGTVVVFSSIAGGRVRKANYVYGSAKAGLDGFASGLADSLHGTGVRVLTVRPGFVIGRMAAGMSPAPFASTPDQVAEATVKALRGNRYDIWVPGILRWVNAVFRVLPRAVWRRMPR, from the coding sequence GTGACGGTTCTCGTACTCGGTGGACGCAGTGAGATCGGCCTCGCGGTGGCCAAACGCCTCGCCTCGGAGAAGATCGTGCTGGCAGCACGGCGCGGCGCGTCGCTGGACGCCGAGGTCGAACTCCTGCTGGCGGCGGGCGCGCCCTCGGTCGAGCGCGTCGAGTTCGACGCGGACGTGCTGGACACGCACGGCCCGTTCCTCGACGACGTGGTCACTCGGTTCGGCCCCATCTCGGTCGTGGTTGTCGCGTTCGGGATCCTCGGGTCGCAGGAGCGGGCGGCTGAGGACGCCGAGCACGCCGTGTCGATCGTCCACACCGACTACGTGGCGCACGTCAGCGTGCTGACGCACCTGACCCGGCTGCTGCGGCAGCAGGGCGGCGGGACCGTCGTGGTCTTCTCGTCGATCGCTGGTGGCCGGGTGCGCAAGGCGAACTACGTCTACGGGTCGGCCAAGGCCGGACTGGACGGGTTCGCCTCCGGCCTGGCCGACTCGTTGCACGGCACCGGGGTGCGGGTGCTGACGGTCCGGCCGGGATTCGTGATCGGCCGGATGGCCGCGGGCATGTCACCCGCGCCCTTCGCCAGCACCCCGGACCAGGTCGCGGAGGCGACCGTGAAAGCGTTGCGCGGCAACCGGTATGACATCTGGGTGCCGGGAATCCTGCGCTGGGTCAACGCCGTCTTCCGTGTGCTGCCGCGTGCCGTGTGGCGCCGCATGCCGCGCTGA